One Pectobacterium polaris DNA window includes the following coding sequences:
- a CDS encoding MFS transporter — protein sequence MKTRKIGLANYLAYGSGDFLGAGTTALTAAWLLYFYTTFCGLTPIEATFIFAMARVLDAVVSPLMGFLTDNFGSTWLGKRFGRRKFFILLGIPFVFSYSFMWVGDMSYWYYLLTYLLFDVVYTMVLVPYETLVPEMTDDFKQKTKFSGARIALAQLSAILAAFLPGILLGYFGKDNAVSFFYSSLVFSVICALVLTLVYFFTWERPRDQMSEASLRAEKERQSLTLGQSLKRLNVELVSTLRIRIFRQHLGMYLGGYIAQDVFNAVFTYYVVFVLMQSPTMASNLMGTMAILQFIAVIGMIPLCIRFGPALSYRLVVCLFGVSALSYAVLWYSGLHDTFSLLLLISALAGIGRGGINYVPWNTYTYIADVDEVITAQRREGIFAGIMTLTRKASQAGAVMLVGVVLQLSGFVSGQSVQAPSVSHTILMILSFGTVGVLALGFLVSLRFKLNLQTHSVLREETLKMREAGRPVPEKITPQARATVEMLAGMPYESLWGNNNIGYLNRHKGDKPVAHATQS from the coding sequence ATGAAAACGCGTAAGATCGGTTTGGCTAACTATTTAGCCTACGGTTCAGGGGACTTTCTTGGTGCTGGTACAACGGCGCTGACGGCCGCTTGGTTACTCTATTTTTACACCACGTTCTGTGGCTTAACGCCGATTGAGGCAACGTTTATTTTTGCGATGGCGCGTGTGCTTGATGCCGTCGTCAGCCCGCTGATGGGCTTCCTGACCGATAACTTCGGTTCAACCTGGCTGGGCAAACGCTTTGGCCGCCGTAAGTTCTTTATTCTGCTCGGTATTCCCTTCGTGTTCAGCTACAGCTTCATGTGGGTCGGGGATATGAGCTATTGGTACTATCTGCTGACGTACCTGCTGTTCGATGTCGTCTATACGATGGTGCTGGTGCCGTATGAAACGCTGGTGCCGGAAATGACCGACGATTTCAAACAGAAGACCAAGTTCTCTGGCGCACGCATCGCGCTGGCGCAACTGTCTGCGATTTTGGCCGCGTTCCTGCCGGGCATCCTGCTGGGCTACTTTGGCAAGGACAATGCAGTGTCCTTCTTCTATTCGAGTCTGGTGTTCTCCGTTATCTGCGCGCTGGTGCTGACGCTGGTCTATTTCTTTACCTGGGAACGGCCGCGCGATCAGATGTCGGAAGCGTCGCTGCGGGCGGAGAAAGAGCGCCAGTCTCTGACGTTAGGCCAAAGCCTGAAACGGCTGAACGTCGAGCTGGTTTCCACGCTGCGTATTCGCATTTTCCGTCAGCATCTTGGGATGTATCTGGGCGGGTATATCGCGCAGGACGTGTTTAACGCTGTGTTCACTTATTACGTGGTCTTTGTGCTGATGCAAAGCCCGACCATGGCGTCTAACCTGATGGGAACGATGGCGATTCTGCAATTCATTGCGGTGATCGGCATGATTCCGCTGTGTATCCGCTTTGGACCAGCTCTATCTTACCGCTTGGTCGTGTGCCTGTTTGGCGTGAGTGCGCTTTCCTACGCCGTCCTGTGGTACAGCGGTCTGCATGACACCTTCTCTCTATTGCTGTTGATTTCTGCGCTGGCTGGCATTGGGCGCGGCGGGATCAACTACGTGCCGTGGAACACCTACACTTACATCGCGGATGTGGATGAAGTGATCACCGCGCAGCGTCGCGAAGGGATCTTCGCTGGGATTATGACGCTGACTCGCAAAGCCTCTCAGGCTGGAGCGGTGATGCTGGTGGGCGTGGTGTTACAGCTCTCCGGCTTTGTGTCCGGCCAGAGCGTACAGGCACCGAGCGTTAGCCACACAATTCTGATGATTTTGAGCTTCGGCACCGTGGGCGTGCTGGCGCTGGGCTTCCTGGTTTCTCTGCGCTTTAAACTCAACCTGCAAACGCACAGCGTGCTGCGAGAAGAGACGCTGAAAATGCGTGAAGCCGGGCGTCCTGTGCCGGAGAAGATTACGCCGCAGGCGCGGGCAACGGTCGAAATGCTGGCTGGTATGCCGTATGAATCGCTGTGGGGCAATAACAACATCGGCTATCTGAACCGCCATAAAGGTGACAAGCCGGTCGCGCACGCCACGCAGTCGTAA
- a CDS encoding ABC transporter substrate-binding protein, giving the protein MLKRNLTTRYRGLLLNALVLLAVSFSGVHLVQAETPEPATRTIHYYGDRTVTVPATVERVATSWNAQNSILAMLGYGDRIVGTTKLVRDMPLFRQFVPSITQASLVAHSGNMGINTEALISRRAQVFFVSDSVPVAEAEALNKAGIAIVPLRYNSLAAMVERTLITGEVLGPDASRRAQDFAAYYQDNVRRVTEVIQNIPSQQRVKVYHAVGDPLTTSGRPSLNQDWMDLGGAINVAEPWFSRSGVTTAPVSLEQIFQADPDVIITMRADDAKAIRQDAQWQQLRAVKQGRVYANPLGMFWWCRETSEQALQFLWLAKTLYPQQMQHIDMAKETHDFYQRFYGFDLTAQQVDSILYPP; this is encoded by the coding sequence ATGCTGAAACGTAACCTTACCACGCGGTATCGCGGGCTTCTGCTCAATGCGTTAGTGCTGTTGGCGGTGAGTTTCTCCGGCGTGCATCTGGTTCAGGCGGAAACGCCTGAACCTGCTACGCGGACGATTCACTATTACGGCGATCGCACGGTGACGGTGCCCGCGACGGTTGAGCGGGTTGCCACCTCGTGGAATGCGCAAAACTCGATACTGGCGATGCTGGGCTATGGCGATCGTATTGTCGGGACGACGAAGCTCGTACGCGATATGCCGCTGTTCCGTCAGTTTGTTCCGTCCATTACGCAGGCGTCGCTGGTTGCTCATAGCGGAAACATGGGAATTAATACGGAAGCGCTGATTTCTCGCCGTGCTCAGGTCTTTTTCGTGTCGGACAGCGTGCCGGTTGCTGAAGCGGAAGCGCTGAATAAGGCAGGGATTGCCATCGTACCGCTCCGCTATAACTCGCTGGCGGCGATGGTGGAGCGCACGCTGATTACCGGTGAGGTTCTGGGGCCAGACGCATCGCGTCGGGCACAGGATTTTGCTGCCTACTATCAGGATAACGTCAGGCGTGTGACGGAGGTGATCCAGAACATTCCGTCACAGCAGCGTGTGAAGGTCTACCATGCGGTTGGCGATCCGCTAACGACATCGGGACGCCCTTCGCTGAATCAGGACTGGATGGATCTGGGCGGCGCGATCAACGTGGCGGAGCCGTGGTTTAGCCGTTCTGGCGTGACAACGGCACCCGTGTCGCTTGAGCAGATTTTTCAGGCCGATCCCGATGTGATCATTACGATGCGGGCTGACGATGCGAAGGCGATTCGGCAGGATGCGCAGTGGCAGCAGCTACGTGCGGTAAAACAGGGGCGCGTTTATGCGAATCCGCTAGGGATGTTCTGGTGGTGTCGGGAAACGTCGGAGCAGGCGCTGCAGTTTCTTTGGCTGGCAAAAACGCTGTATCCGCAGCAGATGCAGCACATTGATATGGCAAAAGAGACGCATGATTTCTATCAGCGCTTTTACGGCTTCGATTTAACCGCGCAGCAGGTGGATTCTATTTTGTATCCCCCTTGA
- a CDS encoding coniferyl aldehyde dehydrogenase, whose protein sequence is MSTQQSKKDLQAILNTMKRAHIASGPADAALRQDRLQRSINLLRENHAVLAQAMSDDFGHRSLYHSFAADIGITLNMLQNAIDNVERWMQPEPVDEPAPGMQAWIQHQPLGVIGVISPWNFPVNLSFGPLADIFAAGNTAILKPSELTPRTSELLAELIAHYFDPLELAVVLGDAEIGQAFSELPFDHLVFTGSTAVGKHVMRAAAENLVPVTLELGGKSPVVIDFSANINEAVERTLTVKTFNAGQICLSPDYVLLPEGQEQAFRDAAKAFMQKSFPTLQANPDYTSIIADKHYDRLIRILKEAEQQGATVVSLAPEGEAPYDAKSRKIAPHLVFGVHDDMTIMQEEIFGPLLPIKTYQAAEEPINYINAHPRPLAAYLFSNDEAMQQRFAARTTSGALVINDVMTHVSIDTLPFGGVGASGIGAYHGVHGFRRFSHAKPIVIQSEDGASNLTLRAPYHEKQDAIVAVLKG, encoded by the coding sequence ATGTCGACACAACAATCCAAAAAGGATTTACAAGCCATCCTGAATACGATGAAGCGTGCTCACATTGCATCTGGCCCAGCCGATGCCGCGCTGCGTCAAGATCGCTTACAGCGCAGCATCAACCTGCTCCGTGAAAACCATGCGGTGCTCGCGCAGGCCATGAGTGACGATTTCGGCCATCGTAGCCTGTATCACTCGTTCGCTGCCGACATCGGCATCACGCTGAATATGCTACAGAACGCCATCGACAACGTTGAACGCTGGATGCAGCCAGAACCCGTGGATGAACCTGCTCCCGGCATGCAGGCGTGGATTCAGCATCAACCTCTGGGCGTGATCGGCGTGATCAGCCCGTGGAACTTCCCGGTAAACCTATCATTCGGTCCGCTGGCTGACATTTTTGCCGCTGGTAATACCGCGATTCTGAAACCGTCAGAACTCACGCCGCGTACGTCTGAACTGCTGGCAGAACTGATTGCCCACTATTTTGATCCGCTGGAATTGGCCGTAGTGCTGGGTGATGCAGAAATTGGTCAGGCATTCAGCGAACTGCCGTTCGATCATCTGGTCTTCACCGGCAGCACCGCCGTTGGGAAACATGTGATGCGCGCCGCAGCAGAGAATCTGGTGCCGGTCACGCTGGAGCTGGGTGGCAAATCCCCCGTCGTCATCGATTTCAGCGCAAACATCAACGAAGCCGTTGAACGCACGCTGACGGTGAAAACCTTCAACGCCGGGCAAATCTGCCTGTCGCCGGACTACGTTCTGCTGCCCGAAGGTCAAGAGCAGGCTTTCCGCGATGCGGCGAAAGCGTTTATGCAGAAAAGTTTCCCGACACTACAGGCGAACCCGGATTACACGTCTATCATTGCTGACAAGCATTACGATCGCCTGATTCGTATTCTGAAAGAGGCTGAACAGCAAGGCGCGACCGTCGTCAGTCTGGCACCGGAAGGCGAAGCGCCCTACGATGCGAAAAGCCGCAAAATTGCTCCGCATCTGGTGTTCGGCGTACATGATGATATGACGATCATGCAGGAAGAAATTTTTGGCCCGCTGCTGCCGATTAAAACCTATCAGGCGGCAGAAGAACCGATTAACTACATCAACGCGCATCCACGCCCGCTGGCGGCGTATCTGTTCAGCAACGATGAAGCCATGCAGCAGCGTTTCGCTGCCAGAACGACATCAGGCGCGCTGGTCATCAACGATGTGATGACGCACGTGTCTATCGACACACTTCCGTTCGGCGGCGTTGGTGCATCGGGCATCGGCGCATATCACGGCGTTCACGGATTCCGCCGTTTCAGCCATGCCAAACCGATTGTCATACAAAGTGAAGATGGCGCGTCTAACCTGACACTGCGTGCGCCTTACCATGAAAAACAAGACGCGATTGTTGCCGTCCTCAAAGGGTAA
- a CDS encoding TonB-dependent receptor, translated as MKAPRKNNRKKAQWLLPALMVVVPPVLSAEPTASKVNEKAKAADVMVVKAERSEANANLAGAGMTTDDVEIGPLGKRSRLDTPYSTTTVTEAMIANQQAKNVNDLLKYSASSQMQARGGIDVGRPQSRGMQGDVLANSRLDGLNIISTTAFPVEMLERLDVINSLTGALYGPASPSGQFNFTQKRPTAQTLNRFTAGYSGKGAAMGHADLGGHLGDENQFGYRINLLHDEGEGSISNSTLRRQLASVAFDWNLSPDTVLEVNASEYRFRKMGYASGFSYGPTIQLPSAPDVTKQGYGQSFAGLDLITKTASTRLKHYFNNNWYASGGVGYQTADRGMRSLSNAITNNQGTVSTSLTQPYTAGRFKVLSNTLQLNGHIDTNGPSHDVVFSTTGYQWTIYNGLGNSKRFPLGNSTIDSPRSYTDPSDGRFYLGSGRYKSSRTSQQAITAGDTVTFNDRWSAMGVVSQSWITSRSFGSDGGVIRDTGTSPTVSLMYKPLPNVMTYVAYADSLEQGGTAPTDDYVVNKGQTLKPYRSTQYEAGVKSQWDGMNLNAAIFRLERPFAYVASDNVFKEQGNQVNTGLELMADGEVFSGLHLYGSMTLLDPKLKDTELAATRDKRVVGVPKLQANLLTEYSHPSAPNLVYIANLHYTGKRAANDTNTTWADSYVTLDLGTRYGFKLYDKPAAFRVALNNVTNERYWASIFPGSTDGINGGANAFVGEPREIRASLTVDW; from the coding sequence ATGAAGGCCCCAAGAAAAAATAATAGAAAAAAAGCACAGTGGTTATTGCCAGCATTGATGGTGGTTGTTCCACCCGTATTGAGCGCTGAACCGACAGCCAGCAAGGTCAACGAAAAGGCAAAAGCGGCCGATGTTATGGTCGTCAAAGCGGAACGCAGTGAGGCGAATGCGAATCTGGCTGGCGCAGGCATGACGACCGATGATGTGGAGATCGGGCCGCTGGGGAAACGTTCACGGCTGGATACGCCGTATTCGACCACGACCGTGACAGAAGCCATGATTGCCAATCAGCAGGCGAAGAACGTTAACGACCTCCTGAAATACAGCGCGTCCAGCCAGATGCAGGCACGAGGTGGCATTGACGTTGGCCGTCCACAAAGCCGCGGTATGCAAGGTGATGTGCTGGCGAACAGCCGGTTGGATGGATTAAACATTATTTCCACCACGGCGTTCCCAGTCGAAATGCTGGAGCGGCTGGATGTGATTAACAGCCTGACTGGCGCGCTGTATGGGCCTGCCAGCCCGTCCGGCCAGTTTAATTTCACACAAAAAAGACCCACCGCACAGACGTTGAACCGCTTTACCGCAGGCTATTCCGGTAAAGGTGCAGCGATGGGCCATGCCGATCTCGGTGGACATCTGGGTGATGAAAACCAGTTCGGCTATCGCATCAACCTGCTGCACGATGAGGGCGAGGGGAGTATCAGCAACAGCACGCTGAGACGGCAACTCGCCAGCGTCGCGTTTGACTGGAATCTCTCACCCGACACGGTGTTGGAAGTTAACGCCAGCGAGTATCGCTTCAGAAAAATGGGTTATGCCAGTGGCTTTTCCTATGGCCCGACGATTCAGTTACCTAGTGCACCGGACGTGACGAAACAGGGATACGGGCAGAGCTTTGCGGGTCTCGACCTCATTACCAAAACGGCCAGCACACGCCTGAAGCACTACTTCAACAATAACTGGTATGCCTCGGGCGGGGTGGGTTATCAAACTGCCGATCGTGGTATGCGCTCGCTGTCGAATGCGATTACTAACAATCAGGGCACTGTGAGTACCTCTCTGACGCAGCCTTATACCGCCGGACGCTTTAAGGTATTGAGCAATACGTTGCAACTGAACGGCCATATTGATACGAACGGGCCTTCTCATGATGTGGTATTCAGCACCACCGGATACCAATGGACAATCTATAACGGACTGGGGAATAGCAAGCGCTTCCCGTTGGGAAACAGCACCATTGATTCACCGCGTAGTTATACCGATCCTAGCGATGGGCGTTTCTATCTGGGATCGGGTCGCTATAAATCCAGTCGTACCAGTCAGCAGGCTATCACCGCTGGCGATACCGTTACGTTCAACGATCGCTGGTCGGCGATGGGCGTGGTGAGCCAAAGTTGGATCACCTCACGCAGTTTTGGCTCTGATGGTGGAGTGATACGCGATACTGGCACCAGTCCGACTGTGTCATTGATGTATAAGCCCTTGCCTAACGTGATGACCTATGTCGCCTATGCTGATTCACTGGAACAGGGCGGCACTGCGCCAACAGATGATTATGTGGTGAATAAAGGGCAGACGCTGAAGCCTTATCGCAGTACCCAGTATGAAGCGGGTGTGAAATCACAGTGGGATGGGATGAACCTGAACGCGGCTATTTTCCGTCTGGAACGTCCCTTCGCGTATGTTGCATCAGATAACGTATTCAAAGAGCAGGGTAATCAGGTCAATACAGGTCTGGAGTTAATGGCGGATGGTGAAGTGTTTTCCGGCTTGCACCTTTACGGCAGCATGACGCTATTGGATCCCAAGCTGAAGGACACCGAATTAGCCGCAACGCGTGATAAGCGAGTGGTTGGGGTGCCGAAGCTTCAGGCCAATCTGCTGACGGAATACAGCCATCCGTCTGCACCCAATCTGGTCTATATCGCGAATCTTCACTACACCGGTAAGCGTGCGGCCAATGACACCAACACAACCTGGGCAGACAGCTACGTCACGCTGGATTTGGGCACACGCTACGGCTTCAAACTGTACGATAAGCCTGCGGCATTTCGTGTTGCACTCAATAACGTCACCAATGAACGTTACTGGGCTTCCATATTCCCTGGCAGCACGGACGGCATTAACGGCGGTGCCAATGCGTTTGTCGGTGAACCGCGTGAAATCCGCGCTTCTCTGACCGTTGACTGGTGA
- the bglB gene encoding beta-galactosidase BglB — protein sequence MTVFSVKHSPLLCQPERFISREDLKALICRITDNLVNIEDKTGEFLLRLDDGRVIDTKGWAGWEWTHGIGLYGIYQYYQQTGDEQMRAIIDDWFTERLAEGTPTKNVNTVCPFLTLAYRYEETGDARWLPYLERWAEWVMYEMPRTDKQGLQHIVYNNENHQQMWDDTLMMSVLPLAKIGKLLNRPEFVEEATYQFLLHVQYLMDRESGLWFHGWTFEGQHNYAKARWARGNSWLTIVIPEFIELLDLPENNATRRFLLQVLESQIEALAKYQDDSGLWHTLIDDPNSYLESSATAGFAYGILKAVRKRYVDPSYAEVAEKAIRGVINHVNQDGELTQVSFGTAMGNDLDFYRNIALTSMPYGQAMAILCLAEYLRVYL from the coding sequence ATGACCGTATTCAGTGTAAAACATAGCCCGCTTTTATGTCAGCCAGAACGCTTCATCTCCCGTGAGGATCTGAAGGCGCTGATTTGCCGTATCACCGACAATCTGGTGAATATTGAGGATAAAACCGGTGAATTCTTGTTACGGCTGGACGATGGTCGGGTAATTGATACCAAAGGCTGGGCGGGTTGGGAATGGACGCACGGGATCGGGCTGTACGGGATTTATCAGTATTACCAGCAGACGGGCGATGAGCAGATGCGCGCCATCATCGACGACTGGTTTACCGAGCGTCTGGCGGAAGGTACGCCGACGAAGAACGTGAACACCGTGTGCCCGTTCCTGACGCTGGCTTATCGCTATGAAGAAACGGGCGATGCGCGCTGGTTGCCGTATCTGGAGCGCTGGGCGGAGTGGGTGATGTACGAAATGCCGCGCACGGACAAGCAGGGCTTGCAGCACATTGTTTATAACAATGAAAACCATCAGCAGATGTGGGACGACACGCTGATGATGAGCGTGCTGCCGCTGGCGAAAATCGGCAAGCTGTTAAACCGGCCGGAATTTGTGGAAGAAGCCACGTATCAGTTCCTGCTGCATGTGCAATATCTGATGGATCGCGAAAGCGGCCTGTGGTTCCACGGCTGGACGTTTGAAGGGCAGCACAACTACGCGAAAGCACGTTGGGCGCGTGGTAACAGCTGGTTGACGATCGTTATTCCTGAATTTATCGAACTGCTGGATCTGCCGGAAAACAACGCGACGCGCCGCTTCCTGTTGCAGGTGCTGGAAAGCCAGATTGAAGCATTGGCGAAATATCAGGATGACAGCGGCCTGTGGCACACGCTGATCGACGATCCGAATTCGTACCTTGAAAGCTCGGCAACCGCCGGTTTTGCCTACGGAATCCTGAAAGCGGTACGCAAGCGCTACGTCGACCCGAGCTACGCTGAAGTGGCGGAGAAAGCGATTCGCGGCGTGATTAATCACGTCAATCAGGACGGTGAACTGACGCAGGTATCATTCGGCACCGCGATGGGCAACGATCTGGATTTCTACCGCAACATCGCCCTGACCTCCATGCCGTACGGCCAGGCAATGGCGATCCTGTGTCTGGCGGAATATCTGCGGGTATATTTGTAA
- a CDS encoding SDR family oxidoreductase, producing the protein MAFITLITGGSRGIGRATACYLAGKGHKICIGYRTQQDSAHSVLEEIRASGGTAIAVQVDIADEEQVIELFKRTDKELGCLTGLVNNAAMLKPQATIEQLDAVRLNDIFATNTVGSFLCAREAVKRMAFRHGGKGGAIVNVSSAAARLGSPHEYIDYAASKGALDTLTIGLSLEVADQGIRVNAVRPGFIYTDMHADGGEPARVDRIKHSLPMKRGGHPMEVAQAIGWLLSDEASYVTGNFIDLAGGK; encoded by the coding sequence ATGGCGTTCATTACGTTGATTACTGGCGGTTCGCGCGGCATTGGCCGCGCAACCGCGTGCTATCTGGCAGGAAAAGGCCACAAGATTTGCATCGGCTACCGCACCCAGCAGGACAGTGCGCATAGCGTTCTCGAAGAGATTCGCGCAAGTGGCGGGACGGCCATCGCCGTTCAGGTCGATATCGCCGATGAAGAGCAGGTTATCGAGCTTTTTAAGCGGACGGATAAAGAACTTGGCTGCCTCACAGGTCTGGTGAATAACGCCGCGATGCTTAAACCTCAAGCCACCATTGAACAGCTTGATGCCGTGCGGCTTAACGATATTTTTGCGACCAACACGGTGGGCAGTTTTCTCTGTGCTCGGGAAGCGGTCAAGCGTATGGCGTTCCGTCATGGCGGAAAAGGCGGTGCTATCGTCAACGTGTCATCCGCCGCCGCCCGGCTGGGTTCACCGCATGAATATATTGATTATGCGGCATCAAAAGGCGCGCTTGATACGCTGACGATTGGCTTATCGCTGGAAGTCGCCGATCAGGGCATTCGTGTTAACGCCGTGCGGCCCGGTTTTATTTATACCGATATGCATGCTGACGGCGGTGAACCGGCAAGAGTCGATCGCATCAAACATTCGCTGCCCATGAAGCGAGGTGGTCACCCGATGGAAGTCGCGCAAGCGATAGGCTGGCTGTTATCGGATGAGGCGTCCTATGTCACAGGGAATTTTATCGATCTCGCGGGTGGGAAATGA
- a CDS encoding LysR family transcriptional regulator translates to MSLIRLRTFVEVYRQRSISGASRALNLTQPAVSQHIAGLEVAVGRRLFERQANGVTPTSAADDLAADLGDKLDEAEAALASARARSMDVSGTLHIIGHADFMAEVVSEQLLPLLEAGVRVHMHTGDGDLIKQMLLEGHCDLGITAHPVTDKRLKSDLLKSATLQAVAAPAIVERLLQTGDLPQALAQEPMLAYDLEFPLIDHWLKKNRMEEKGLVPAVVSQDLRALRRVLTSGFGWTVMPVYLCQDLLDTGDLAIIPPPVGTTQLDYYLAWVPGALRQPRLAHARQTFLWRLQHAE, encoded by the coding sequence ATGTCACTCATCCGTCTACGCACGTTTGTGGAAGTCTATCGGCAGCGCTCGATTAGTGGAGCGTCGCGCGCGCTCAATTTGACCCAGCCAGCGGTGTCGCAGCACATTGCCGGGCTGGAGGTGGCGGTGGGGCGACGTCTCTTTGAGCGTCAGGCAAATGGTGTGACGCCAACGTCAGCGGCAGACGACTTAGCGGCGGATCTCGGGGACAAGCTCGATGAAGCCGAGGCGGCGCTGGCGTCTGCCCGCGCGAGGTCAATGGACGTCTCAGGGACACTGCATATCATTGGTCATGCGGATTTCATGGCTGAAGTGGTGTCCGAGCAGCTATTGCCACTGCTTGAGGCGGGCGTGCGGGTGCATATGCATACCGGCGACGGCGATTTGATTAAACAGATGCTGCTGGAAGGGCACTGTGATTTGGGCATAACGGCGCACCCGGTGACGGATAAGCGGCTGAAAAGCGATCTGCTAAAGAGCGCGACACTACAGGCGGTGGCGGCTCCCGCGATTGTCGAGCGACTATTGCAGACGGGCGATCTGCCGCAGGCGCTGGCACAGGAACCGATGCTGGCGTATGACCTTGAATTTCCCCTGATCGATCACTGGTTGAAGAAGAACCGCATGGAGGAGAAGGGGCTGGTGCCCGCCGTGGTGAGTCAGGATTTGCGTGCGCTGCGTCGCGTGCTGACCAGTGGATTTGGCTGGACGGTGATGCCGGTGTATTTATGTCAGGATCTGCTGGATACGGGGGATCTTGCCATTATTCCGCCTCCTGTCGGCACAACGCAGCTGGATTATTACCTGGCTTGGGTACCGGGCGCACTGCGCCAGCCGCGTTTAGCCCACGCGCGGCAAACCTTCCTGTGGCGATTACAGCACGCTGAATAG
- a CDS encoding type 1 glutamine amidotransferase domain-containing protein encodes MKILMVLTSHDELGNTGNKTGFWLEEFAAPYYTFKDAGAELVLASPAGGQPPLDPKSDLADFQTELTHRFKADPAAQQELANTVKLDTVNEQDFDAVFYPGGHGPLWDLAESPVSIALIEAFVRANKPTGFVCHAPGVLIHVKAENGDALIKGRKVTGFTNGEEEAVQLTDVVPFLIEDEFKKLGGLYEKGPDWAPYLVEDGKLITGQNPASSEVVAKAILKQLA; translated from the coding sequence ATGAAAATTTTAATGGTACTGACTTCTCACGACGAACTGGGCAACACAGGCAATAAAACCGGCTTCTGGCTGGAAGAGTTTGCCGCCCCTTATTACACCTTTAAAGACGCCGGTGCCGAGCTGGTGCTCGCCTCTCCTGCTGGCGGCCAGCCGCCTCTCGACCCAAAAAGCGATCTGGCCGATTTTCAAACTGAACTGACGCATCGCTTTAAAGCGGACCCTGCTGCACAGCAGGAACTGGCCAATACGGTAAAACTCGATACCGTCAACGAACAGGATTTCGATGCCGTCTTCTATCCTGGCGGTCACGGCCCGCTGTGGGATTTGGCAGAATCGCCGGTCTCTATCGCGCTCATCGAAGCCTTTGTACGCGCCAACAAACCGACAGGTTTTGTCTGCCACGCGCCGGGCGTACTGATTCACGTGAAAGCAGAAAACGGCGACGCGCTGATTAAAGGCCGCAAAGTGACGGGCTTCACCAACGGTGAAGAAGAGGCAGTTCAGTTGACGGACGTGGTGCCTTTCTTGATTGAAGATGAGTTCAAGAAACTCGGCGGCCTCTATGAAAAAGGCCCAGACTGGGCGCCGTACCTCGTTGAAGACGGCAAGCTGATCACCGGTCAGAACCCAGCAAGCTCGGAAGTCGTCGCCAAAGCGATTCTCAAGCAGCTGGCTTAA